Below is a window of Paludisphaera borealis DNA.
CCGAGGCGAACTGTTCGAGGTCGAAATTGCTCCGCCGCAGTTCGCTGGTCTGTTCCCAGACCAGGCGCTCCAGCAGCTCGGCCTGACGCTTCTGGTCGTCGATGTCGGTGCAGGTCCCGATCCACTGCGTCACGGCGTCGTGATCGTCAAGGATCGGCAGGCCCCGCACCAGGTGCCAGCGGTATGAACCGTCGGAGCCCCGGCGGATGCGGTGCTCGAACTCCACGGGTTGCCGGGTCTCGACGGCGGTCGTCCAATGCTGGACCGACGACTCCCGGTCTTGAGGATGGATCACCTCGACCCATCCCCAATCGAGGCTCTGCTCAGGCGGCGTTCCGGTGTACTCGGACCAACGCGGATTGAGGTAGGTCACATTCCCCTGGGGGCTCGTCGTCCAGACCATCTGGGGGATCGTCTCGGCCAGCCCCCGAAACCGCCGCTCGCTGTGGGCGAGCTGCTCCTGGGCCCGCTTCTGATCGTCGACGTCGGTGCAGGTCCCGATCCACTGCAACACGGCGCCCTGGTCGTCGCGTTGGGGCAAGGCGCGTCCCAGGAACCATCGATACACGCCGTCGGCGTTCCGAAAGCGATACTCGATCTCGTACGTCTTCCCTTTCTTGGTGGCGGCCCGCCAGAGCTTCACCGAGCGGTCGCGGTCGTCGGGGTGAAGCGGCCCGGTCCACCCGTCCCTCAGGCTCTCCTCGCGTGATATTCCCGTGTACTCATACCACCGATGATTGAAATAAATGAGCCGGCCGTCGGGCTGCGCGACCCAGACGATCTGGGGGAAGGCTTCGGCGAAGGTGTATCGCGCGTCGCTGTCGGGCAGGAGATCGGCCGTCATGAGCTGTCCCGTTTCTGGATCCATCGCCGCCCGAGGCCGTGGACCGATCACAGCGGCGGTCGCCTTGTTCACGCGCCGCGCCACTCGATGATCGTCCGCATTTGGGGTTTGCATGAATTCAAGCCCTGCAAACCGTATTCCACGCCGCGACGGGTTCGCCGTGGACGACGCGCCCATGACGTGGGAGTTCCGATTGTGATAAAATCGGTCTTCCAAGACCAGGGTGGAGCGCACCACCCGGCCTGGATGCACGCAGCCCGCGCGGCGGGACGGAACTCGATCGACACCGGAGCGAAAGCGGATGGCCCCAGCCGTGGTGAACGAGCCCAACGACCTACGCCCTCGCGACGACGCGGCGAACCTGGCGCACGCCCTGGAGGCGGCCCGGCGGATTCTCCTGGTCGAGGACGACGAAGACACGCGGAACTCGTTCCAGCAGTTGCTCGGCATGGCCCTGGGCGTCGACGTCGATCTCGCCGTCGACGGCTCGCAGGCGCTGGCGATGCTGCTCAAGCAGCCGTACAGCATCGTCATCACCGATCTGCGGATGCCCAAGCTCGACGGCATGAAGCTCATTGAAGAGATCCAGACGCGGCGGCTGCCTGTGACCGTCATCGTCACCACCGGCCATGGGAGCATTAACGAGGCCGTCCAGGCCATGCGGCTGGGCGCCTACGACTTCCTGACCAAGCCCCCCGACCCGCAACACCTCTGCTTGCTCGTGGAACGCGCGCTTCGCGAGCGCACCTTGCAGGACGAGCTGACCGCCCTCCGCTCGCAGATCGGCGAGCGGCACCGGTTCTGGAACATCCTCAGCAAGTGCCCGCGGATGTACGACATCTTCGAGTTGATCGGCCACGTCGCCGACACCACGACCACGGTCCTGATCGAGGGCGAGACGGGCACCGGCAAGGAGCAAGTGGCGCGGGCCATCCACCAAGCGTCCTCCGTCCACCGCAACGGGCCGTTCGTCCCCGTGCACTGCGCGGCGCTCCCCGAATCGCTCCTGGAAAGCGAATTGTTCGGGCATGAGAAGGGCTCGTTCACCGGGGCGGCCGGCCAGCGCAAGGGGCGGTTCGAGATCGCCAGCGGAGGGACCCTGTTCCTCGACGAGGTCGCCGACATCCCACTGCCCATGCAGGTGAAGCTGCTGCGGGTGCTCCAGGAGCGGAAGTTCGAGCGGATCGGCGGCAACCAGACGATCGAAGTTGACGTCCGCGTGATCGCCGCCACCAACCGCGGCCTCGAC
It encodes the following:
- a CDS encoding sensor histidine kinase produces the protein MTADLLPDSDARYTFAEAFPQIVWVAQPDGRLIYFNHRWYEYTGISREESLRDGWTGPLHPDDRDRSVKLWRAATKKGKTYEIEYRFRNADGVYRWFLGRALPQRDDQGAVLQWIGTCTDVDDQKRAQEQLAHSERRFRGLAETIPQMVWTTSPQGNVTYLNPRWSEYTGTPPEQSLDWGWVEVIHPQDRESSVQHWTTAVETRQPVEFEHRIRRGSDGSYRWHLVRGLPILDDHDAVTQWIGTCTDIDDQKRQAELLERLVWEQTSELRRSNFDLEQFASVASHDLQEPLRKIQAFSDRLQVKCAPALGEQGKEYLERIVNAVARMRTLINDLLAFSRITLKGQPFARVDLQAVAREVVSDLEILIQQSAGRVEVGPMPTIQADPLQMRQLFQNLIGNALKFHRPDAPPVVRVSAFEVFGEDKKNPIAFELRFADDGIGFEEIYLERIFQVFQRLHGRSEYDGTGMGLAICRKIVERHSGRITATSEPGKGSTFSITLPVHPVNQEFSLHDTRTQADHDPDGR
- a CDS encoding sigma-54-dependent transcriptional regulator, translated to MAPAVVNEPNDLRPRDDAANLAHALEAARRILLVEDDEDTRNSFQQLLGMALGVDVDLAVDGSQALAMLLKQPYSIVITDLRMPKLDGMKLIEEIQTRRLPVTVIVTTGHGSINEAVQAMRLGAYDFLTKPPDPQHLCLLVERALRERTLQDELTALRSQIGERHRFWNILSKCPRMYDIFELIGHVADTTTTVLIEGETGTGKEQVARAIHQASSVHRNGPFVPVHCAALPESLLESELFGHEKGSFTGAAGQRKGRFEIASGGTLFLDEVADIPLPMQVKLLRVLQERKFERIGGNQTIEVDVRVIAATNRGLDALVKEGKFREDLYYRLNVVKIDLPPLRQRPEDVPLLATYFAQKYSRPGQNAYHISNEAMERLLTYAWPGNIRQLENAMERACVTARNGEIRPENLPRDLLPRQGRKGSLNVDLARPLTDQLSELTAAFEERYLRKALRKCRGHVGRCAKISGLSRRSISAKIAHYKIDTAAYKPK